One region of Vitis vinifera cultivar Pinot Noir 40024 chromosome 1, ASM3070453v1 genomic DNA includes:
- the LOC104882333 gene encoding two-component response regulator-like PRR95, whose product MIMEENWDPLARRIPSFGRGLRILLVDHDTTSLMYISSMLESHSFKVTTIELASLAMAIFAERKDEFDLVMADVNMQDMTNLCFIQQILLMKNHMPIILMSSRYPGKIVAEQALRNGACFFLQKPVSDNDLRDLWQHVYRKRRSSEFPKERSKSQGVKIKEESASAFRNDWFREVGSVSRTNSRTANENDLHGTNHEQWIADLKGKNKQIKPDSGLVKGDAQTTERELLRMAADQKPGCNDRKRSNEDNTEKRKCKRKIYSEQIHSQGISPIEEDGNEKKQKSSTLEKRQCMRWTPDLHFKFTEAIRKLGEKKASPKAILELMKVPDLRQGHISSHLQKYKAQVQSMLDTCGNTPLPLPSSVNISTSNGNRQMGVPQFQERQGSVGVNANSSLQLHPPLSLKASPVPGNAGPSNSTEHKQHPNPTKNNNGVQMVGYGKHQGTSQIRERTGPFPSDVNMNENGKGKQPLGFQGNSDPYVALDQAALHRLTAQQCWQSLTQFPTPFKRLTEAQNLVPRLTSSAGRPNSDIPDGINTTDDAIPRLAHLANSANQSVAHAPGTGHGGLDESGYDWLTEWLSRSLDEDNPDARNFDGPDK is encoded by the exons ATGATAATGGAAGAGAATTGGGATCCGTTAGCCCGCAGAATTCCCAGCTTTGGTCGTGGCCTACGGATCCTTCTGGTGGATCATGACACTACTTCTCTCATGTACATATCTTCAATGCTGGAATCCCATTCCTTCAAGG TTACAACCATTGAACTAGCATCTCTTGCCATGGCCATATTTGCAGAGCGGAAGGACGAATTCGACTTGGTTATGGCCGATGTTAACATGCAGGATATGACCAACCTTTGCTTTATCCAACAAATACTTCTTATGAAAAATCACATGCCCATCATTT TGATGTCCTCCAGGTATCCTGGCAAGATAGTTGCAGAGCAAGCCCTGAGAAATGGGGCATGTTTCTTTCTTCAGAAACCTGTTTCTGACAATGATCTGAGAGACTTATGGCAACATGTGTATCGGAAGAGAAGGTCTTCGGAATTTCCAAAAGAGAGGAGTAAATCTCAAGGTGTGAAGATCAAAGAAGAATCCGCTAGTGCGTTTAGAAATGATTGGTTTAGGGAGGTGGGTAGTGTGTCCAGGACCAACTCTAGGACTGCCAATGAAAATGATTTGCATGGCACTAATCATGAACAGTGGATAGCTGATCTAAAAGGGAAGAATAAGCAAATCAAACCGGACAGTGGCCTAGTTAAGGGGGATGCACAAACTACTGAACGTGAACTGTTGAGGATGGCAGCTGACCAAAAACCAGGATGCAATGATAGAAAGAGATCAAATGAAGACAACACAGAAAAAAGAAAGTGCAAAAGGAAAATCTACTCTGAACAAATTCATTCCCAAGGTATAAGCCCCATTGAAGAAGACgggaatgaaaagaaacagaagagTAGCACCTTGGAGAAAAGGCAATGTATGAGGTGGACTCCAGATCTTCACTTCAAATTTACAGAAGCCATCAGAAAACTGGGTGAAAAAA AGGCTAGCCCAAAAGCAATACTAGAGTTGATGAAGGTGCCGGATTTGAGACAAGGCCATATTTCCAGCCATCTGCAG AAATACAAAGCACAAGTTCAGAGCATGTTGGACACCTGTGGGAATACTCCACTGCCACTTCCATCTTCTGTGAATATATCAACATCCAATGGCAATCGCCAAATGGGAGTTCCACAATTCCAGGAGCGGCAGGGCTCTGTTGGAGTTAACGCTAATTCATCATTGCAGCTTCATCCTCCACTCTCTCTGAAGGCTAGTCCTGTACCAGGAAATGCAGGGCCTAGCAACTCAACTGAGCACAAGCAGCATCCAAATCCAACCAAAAACAACAATGGAGTTCAAATGGTGGGTTATGGAAAGCATCAAGGGACAAGCCAAATAAGGGAGAGGACAGGACCTTTTCCAAGTGATGTCAACATGAATGAGAATGGAAAGGGGAAACAGCCTCTGGGATTCCAAGGGAACAGTGATCCATATGTGGCACTAGATCAGGCTGCTCTTCATAGATTGACTGCTCAGCAGTGTTGGCAAAGTCTAACCCAGTTTCCAACACCATTTAAGAGGTTAACTGAGGCGCAAAATTTGGTGCCTAGGCTGACTTCTTCTGCCGGTAGACCCAACTCAGACATTCCTGATGGCATTAATACTACTGATGATGCTATACCACGACTGGCTCATCTAGCCAATTCAGCAAATCAGAGCGTTGCCCATGCCCCAGGTACAGGCCATGGTGGATTGGATGAGAGCGGTTATGATTGGTTGACTGAATGGTTAAGCAGATCTCTAGATGAAGATAATCCAGATGCTCGTAACTTCGATGGGCCAGACAAGTAA
- the LOC100264466 gene encoding uncharacterized protein LOC100264466 isoform X2 encodes MKGKRETEREGERKRGREIEREKWKMEKSTEELEPLFDYSRVQPFNFVPLDDSSPNLTPKRKKLSNSSEEKNENVTQVIDCKENEEEDWLPPPPKLSVDVQNQLGEDSTLKQLRLKKQELLLFAESAKDVLRTVEESAKRELGSSLQSSVESVASQPSKPPCERAKIVISIQDKDGLKQFRIYMDDKFERLFKMYADKLKLDLKSLIFCFDGDKISPTATPDELGMEDNDIVEVHIKSS; translated from the exons ATGAAGGGGAAGAGAGAGAcagaaagagagggagagagaaagagaggaagggagatagagagagagaagtggaAGATG GAGAAATCAACAGAGGAACTTGAACCGCTTTTCGATTACAGTCGAGTCCAGCCTTTCAATTTCGTACCCCTCGACG ATTCATCCCCGAATCTGACCCCTAAACGAAAAAAGCTTTCCAATTCTTCT gaagagaagaacgAGAATGTTACACAGGTGattgattgcaaagaaaacgAGGAAGAAGATTGGCTACCTCCACCTCCCAAGCTTTCTGTCGATGTGCAAAACCAGCTTGGTGAGGATTCGACTCTAAAGCAGCTCAG GTTAAAGAAGCAGGAGTTGCTGTTATTTGCTGAATCAGCCAAAGATGTGCTGCGAACTGTGGAAGAGTCTGCAAAAAGAGAACTTGGCAGTTCATTACAGTCTTCTGTTGAAAGTGTTGCAAGCCAACCATCCAAGCCTCCTTGTGAGAGAGCTAAAATAGTTATTTCTATCCAGGACAAGGATGGCCTCAAGCAATTTCGCATATATATG GATGACAAGTTTGAGCGGCTTTTTAAGATGTACGCGGATAAACTTAAGCTTGACCTGAAaagcttaattttttgttttgatgggGATAAAATTAGTCCCACAGCAACTCCTGATGAGCTTGGGATGGAGGACAATGACATTGTTGAAGTGCACATTAAATCAAGCTAA
- the LOC100264466 gene encoding uncharacterized protein LOC100264466 isoform X1: protein MKGKRETEREGERKRGREIEREKWKMEKSTEELEPLFDYSRVQPFNFVPLDDDDSDSSPNLTPKRKKLSNSSEEKNENVTQVIDCKENEEEDWLPPPPKLSVDVQNQLGEDSTLKQLRLKKQELLLFAESAKDVLRTVEESAKRELGSSLQSSVESVASQPSKPPCERAKIVISIQDKDGLKQFRIYMDDKFERLFKMYADKLKLDLKSLIFCFDGDKISPTATPDELGMEDNDIVEVHIKSS, encoded by the exons ATGAAGGGGAAGAGAGAGAcagaaagagagggagagagaaagagaggaagggagatagagagagagaagtggaAGATG GAGAAATCAACAGAGGAACTTGAACCGCTTTTCGATTACAGTCGAGTCCAGCCTTTCAATTTCGTACCCCTCGACG ACGATGATTCAGATTCATCCCCGAATCTGACCCCTAAACGAAAAAAGCTTTCCAATTCTTCT gaagagaagaacgAGAATGTTACACAGGTGattgattgcaaagaaaacgAGGAAGAAGATTGGCTACCTCCACCTCCCAAGCTTTCTGTCGATGTGCAAAACCAGCTTGGTGAGGATTCGACTCTAAAGCAGCTCAG GTTAAAGAAGCAGGAGTTGCTGTTATTTGCTGAATCAGCCAAAGATGTGCTGCGAACTGTGGAAGAGTCTGCAAAAAGAGAACTTGGCAGTTCATTACAGTCTTCTGTTGAAAGTGTTGCAAGCCAACCATCCAAGCCTCCTTGTGAGAGAGCTAAAATAGTTATTTCTATCCAGGACAAGGATGGCCTCAAGCAATTTCGCATATATATG GATGACAAGTTTGAGCGGCTTTTTAAGATGTACGCGGATAAACTTAAGCTTGACCTGAAaagcttaattttttgttttgatgggGATAAAATTAGTCCCACAGCAACTCCTGATGAGCTTGGGATGGAGGACAATGACATTGTTGAAGTGCACATTAAATCAAGCTAA